In Virgibacillus sp. NKC19-16, a single genomic region encodes these proteins:
- a CDS encoding FbpB family small basic protein has product MSLKKRLAFDELVRENRQQILKDHLLMEKIEENLEKKMHQSVKQKEPS; this is encoded by the coding sequence ATGTCTTTAAAGAAAAGACTTGCATTTGATGAACTAGTCCGGGAAAATCGCCAACAAATTTTGAAGGATCATTTATTAATGGAAAAAATTGAGGAAAATTTGGAAAAGAAAATGCATCAATCCGTAAAACAAAAAGAACCATCATAA
- the tlp gene encoding small acid-soluble spore protein Tlp, giving the protein MTDKNNQPKPDDRSDNVEKLQGMVQDTIQNLEEAHDTMEFSSGEDKEKIKAKNARREEAIEGMREEIKDEYNDNQQK; this is encoded by the coding sequence ATGACAGATAAAAATAATCAGCCTAAACCGGATGATCGTAGTGATAATGTAGAGAAACTTCAAGGTATGGTCCAAGATACAATCCAAAATTTGGAAGAGGCCCATGACACAATGGAATTTTCCTCCGGAGAAGATAAGGAGAAAATAAAAGCTAAAAATGCGCGTCGTGAGGAAGCAATTGAAGGCATGCGTGAAGAGATCAAAGATGAATATAATGATAATCAACAAAAATAG
- a CDS encoding acyl-CoA thioesterase, which translates to MNKIRTPIDVRYQETDQMGVVYHANYLVWFEIGRTKYIEMLGFNYSDMEKHNIVSPVTDAQVSFKKPIRYGRQAVVETWLEKYDGIRTVYGYNIMDEEENIAVSGTTQHVIVKKENFRPLSLRKAFPEWHQAYIQQIEGE; encoded by the coding sequence TTGAATAAAATACGTACACCGATTGATGTAAGGTATCAGGAAACAGATCAGATGGGTGTTGTTTATCATGCTAATTATTTAGTGTGGTTTGAAATAGGGCGAACCAAATATATTGAAATGTTGGGATTTAATTATTCAGATATGGAGAAACATAATATTGTGTCACCCGTTACAGATGCACAAGTCTCTTTTAAAAAACCTATTCGATACGGGAGGCAGGCTGTAGTTGAGACATGGTTGGAAAAATATGATGGAATACGAACAGTATATGGCTATAATATAATGGATGAAGAAGAGAATATTGCGGTGAGCGGAACTACTCAGCATGTAATTGTGAAGAAAGAAAACTTTCGACCTTTATCACTTCGAAAGGCCTTCCCCGAATGGCATCAAGCTTACATACAGCAAATTGAAGGAGAATAA
- a CDS encoding HesB/YadR/YfhF family protein, producing MKLQISKEVAKWYKKELDIKDSSQLRFYVRYGGIGGNVPGFSLGITKDEPEDVHTSEEVENIIFFIEKKDAWYFEEKDLKINLNRKIMEPKFNYIDKK from the coding sequence TTGAAATTACAAATAAGTAAAGAAGTTGCCAAATGGTATAAGAAAGAATTGGACATAAAAGATTCTTCGCAGTTACGATTCTATGTAAGATACGGTGGCATTGGTGGCAATGTTCCAGGATTCTCATTAGGTATTACAAAAGATGAACCAGAGGATGTACACACATCTGAAGAGGTAGAAAATATTATTTTTTTTATAGAGAAAAAAGATGCCTGGTATTTTGAAGAGAAGGATCTAAAAATTAATTTAAACCGAAAAATAATGGAACCCAAGTTTAACTATATTGATAAAAAGTAA
- the yidD gene encoding membrane protein insertion efficiency factor YidD — protein sequence MKYIFIGLIKFYRKAISPFKPPSCRFYPTCSEYGLEAFHRFGAIKGGCLTIKRISKCHPFHPGGVDLVPEKKGKQS from the coding sequence ATGAAATATATTTTTATAGGATTAATTAAATTTTATCGTAAAGCAATTAGTCCTTTTAAGCCCCCATCTTGTCGTTTTTATCCCACATGCTCTGAATATGGACTTGAAGCTTTTCACCGTTTTGGTGCTATTAAGGGTGGGTGTTTAACAATAAAAAGGATTAGTAAGTGTCATCCTTTTCATCCAGGTGGTGTTGATTTAGTTCCCGAAAAAAAGGGTAAACAATCCTAG
- the folE2 gene encoding GTP cyclohydrolase FolE2: MDKTTTFPIKQLPNKAERHKLFGSVEPLPKSKPVEKSKMADLQNTKKDFLFDLDAVGIANVKHPITVFSNLKPTTQTSIGTIEFTSSLKNTSKGTNMSRFTQQLNSYHEQGLSVDLATLKKFTSELAERLDQNDAMIKVAFPWFFERKAPESGLTGMNHANAVIYVAYDKEKGHTISASLSGLITTLCPCSKEISEYSAHNQRGEITMEISLTEDFDETSLDWKENLLEAAESNASARLHPVLKRPDEKMVTEQAYENPRFVEDMARLVAADLYEMPFVTKFNVSCRNEESIHLHDAIASVSYDKRNTEFS, translated from the coding sequence ATGGACAAAACTACAACATTCCCAATAAAACAATTACCAAATAAAGCTGAGCGTCATAAATTATTCGGTTCTGTAGAGCCACTTCCAAAATCAAAACCTGTCGAAAAAAGTAAAATGGCAGATTTACAGAACACAAAAAAAGATTTTCTTTTTGATCTTGACGCTGTTGGAATAGCAAATGTAAAACATCCCATTACTGTATTTAGTAATTTAAAACCAACTACGCAAACGAGTATTGGAACAATAGAATTTACCTCAAGCTTAAAAAACACGAGTAAAGGGACTAATATGAGCCGCTTCACACAGCAGTTAAATAGTTATCATGAACAAGGTCTTTCTGTAGATTTAGCTACACTTAAAAAATTTACTAGTGAATTAGCTGAACGACTGGATCAAAATGACGCTATGATAAAAGTAGCATTTCCTTGGTTTTTTGAAAGAAAAGCACCAGAGTCCGGCCTAACTGGGATGAATCATGCAAATGCTGTCATTTATGTTGCTTATGATAAAGAAAAAGGGCATACAATTAGTGCATCGCTATCAGGTTTAATTACAACGTTATGTCCATGTTCCAAGGAAATAAGTGAATATAGTGCACATAATCAACGCGGTGAAATTACAATGGAAATTTCGCTAACAGAAGACTTTGACGAGACAAGCCTTGATTGGAAAGAAAACCTTTTGGAAGCGGCTGAAAGTAACGCTAGTGCCAGGCTACATCCAGTCTTAAAAAGACCTGATGAGAAAATGGTAACAGAACAAGCCTATGAGAACCCGCGTTTCGTTGAAGATATGGCTCGTCTTGTAGCTGCAGATTTATATGAAATGCCTTTTGTAACTAAATTTAACGTTTCATGCCGGAACGAAGAATCAATCCATTTGCATGATGCAATTGCTTCAGTCAGTTATGATAAACGCAATACGGAATTTAGCTGA
- the plsY gene encoding glycerol-3-phosphate 1-O-acyltransferase PlsY, whose amino-acid sequence MEYLLFGIIAYLLGSIPSALIVGKIGYNMDIREHGSGNMGATNTFRVLGFKAGSIVISADILKGTAATLVPLLFDGDVYRLAIGLFAVVGHTYPIFAKFKGGKAVATSGGIILGINPLLFIIMITSFLLTLYLSKYVSLSSIVTGVVAVIASIIFQEIGLTIVTALLTAFVFYRHTENIKRIKNKTEPKITWM is encoded by the coding sequence ATGGAATATTTATTATTTGGTATTATAGCATATTTATTAGGTTCTATACCTTCTGCACTTATTGTCGGCAAGATTGGGTATAATATGGACATACGGGAACATGGCAGCGGAAATATGGGAGCAACAAATACATTTAGGGTATTAGGTTTTAAGGCGGGTAGTATCGTTATTTCAGCAGATATATTAAAAGGAACTGCTGCTACATTAGTTCCTTTGTTATTTGACGGGGATGTATACCGATTGGCTATTGGTTTATTTGCTGTTGTTGGGCACACATATCCCATTTTTGCTAAGTTTAAAGGCGGAAAAGCGGTAGCGACATCTGGTGGTATAATTTTGGGGATTAACCCATTATTATTTATAATCATGATTACAAGCTTTCTTTTGACACTTTATTTATCGAAATATGTTTCCCTTTCTTCTATAGTTACAGGGGTTGTTGCTGTGATTGCTTCCATCATATTTCAAGAAATTGGACTTACTATTGTAACTGCTTTATTAACGGCATTTGTTTTTTATAGACATACGGAGAATATCAAGCGAATCAAGAATAAGACCGAGCCGAAAATCACCTGGATGTAA
- a CDS encoding ABC transporter ATP-binding protein: MIEFKNVDKAYADGTRALKDFSLKVNSGEIVTLIGPSGCGKTTSLKMINRLIEPTAGMIYINDKDINDYNIHELRWNIGYVLQEIALFPHMTIAENISVVPEMKKWKRNEIRSRSEELLDMVGLDPSTYKHRMPRELSGGQQQRVGVIRALAADPDIILMDEPFSALDPISREQLQQDIRQLQEEIKKTIVFVTHDMDEAMALGDKVCLMRDGEAVQVDTPQQLILQPKTQFVKDFIGERKSPWQTAVDVIADQSQIHFISQEEFDNGNYSKTGMYIIVDENNTYVGAVNDGDLIEATTLNNDIPLFKATEIIELKDQPLFPVLKDQRIVGVINYKDIVSFLKRKTRTENGVIRS; the protein is encoded by the coding sequence ATGATAGAGTTTAAAAATGTAGATAAAGCATACGCCGATGGGACGCGTGCTTTAAAAGACTTTTCCTTAAAGGTAAATAGCGGAGAAATCGTAACACTGATAGGACCAAGCGGCTGTGGAAAAACAACAAGTTTGAAAATGATAAATCGCCTTATTGAACCTACCGCTGGAATGATATACATAAATGATAAAGATATAAATGATTATAACATTCATGAATTACGCTGGAATATTGGCTACGTTCTGCAGGAAATTGCCTTGTTCCCTCACATGACTATTGCCGAGAATATTTCAGTAGTTCCGGAAATGAAGAAATGGAAGCGCAACGAAATACGATCCCGAAGTGAAGAACTATTGGATATGGTTGGACTCGATCCTTCTACATACAAGCATAGAATGCCGCGGGAGCTATCCGGTGGTCAGCAGCAGCGTGTAGGGGTAATACGAGCCTTGGCTGCAGATCCTGACATTATTTTAATGGACGAGCCTTTTAGTGCATTGGATCCTATAAGCAGAGAGCAATTACAACAGGATATTCGGCAATTACAAGAAGAAATTAAGAAAACCATTGTCTTTGTTACACATGATATGGACGAAGCAATGGCTTTAGGTGATAAGGTTTGTCTGATGAGGGACGGTGAAGCGGTACAAGTTGACACACCTCAACAATTGATTTTGCAGCCTAAGACCCAATTCGTAAAAGATTTTATTGGGGAGCGAAAATCGCCATGGCAAACTGCTGTAGATGTAATTGCAGATCAATCGCAGATACATTTTATTTCACAAGAAGAATTTGATAATGGAAATTACTCCAAAACAGGCATGTACATTATAGTTGATGAAAACAACACGTATGTCGGGGCAGTCAATGATGGAGATTTAATAGAGGCAACTACACTAAATAATGATATACCCCTTTTTAAAGCTACAGAGATAATAGAGTTAAAGGATCAGCCATTATTTCCTGTTTTAAAAGACCAAAGAATTGTTGGAGTTATCAATTATAAGGATATTGTTTCCTTTTTAAAAAGGAAAACAAGGACTGAAAACGGGGTGATTCGTTCATGA
- a CDS encoding ABC transporter permease/substrate-binding protein, which produces MSEFISVFQERQDMLLEVIWEHLQISLISLVIAVIIAVPLGLILTRYPRVAEPVIGLSAVMQTIPSLAVLAFLIPFFGIGTTPAIVALTIYGLLPILRNTYTGIKEVNPALKEAATGMGMNSVKRLTKVELPIAMPVMMAGIRTSMVLIVGTTTIAALIGAGGLGELILLGIDRGADVNLILLGAIPAALLAIALDFILRGFERISKKAGFKSFIAMLVIAVLIVTTPFFINTSKTADLVIGGKLGSEPAILINMYKLLIEEETDLEVELEPGLGKTAFVFTALQEGSIDIFPEFTGTAIVTHLEEEPQSNDAQEVYEQAKQGMKEEYNMEFLQPMEFNNTYTVATTQEIAEEHNLEEIGDIKKIEDEITAGFTLEFRDRYDGYVGMQDVYNLDIANISTMDPGIRQDALANGEVDIIDAYATDSYMVELDLVTLDDPENLFPPYQGAPLLRSETLNDHPELEGVLNQLGGKITDEEMREMNYEVDYEDRSPSEVAREFLQSEGLL; this is translated from the coding sequence ATGAGTGAATTTATTTCCGTATTTCAAGAAAGGCAGGATATGTTGCTGGAGGTAATTTGGGAACATTTACAAATATCACTTATATCATTGGTTATTGCCGTTATTATTGCAGTCCCCTTAGGCTTAATTTTAACAAGATACCCACGTGTAGCTGAGCCGGTAATAGGCTTATCAGCAGTCATGCAAACAATACCAAGTCTAGCGGTATTAGCTTTTTTAATTCCCTTTTTCGGGATTGGCACAACACCTGCAATTGTTGCACTCACTATATACGGCCTTCTACCCATTTTAAGAAATACGTATACAGGGATTAAAGAAGTTAACCCAGCTTTAAAAGAAGCAGCAACAGGTATGGGCATGAATTCAGTAAAAAGGTTAACCAAAGTTGAATTACCGATTGCAATGCCTGTGATGATGGCAGGTATTCGGACTTCGATGGTTCTAATTGTTGGGACGACCACAATAGCAGCTCTTATTGGGGCTGGCGGTTTAGGTGAGTTAATCCTGTTAGGGATTGATCGAGGCGCTGATGTTAATCTCATATTACTTGGAGCCATACCTGCAGCATTACTAGCGATTGCACTTGATTTTATTTTACGGGGATTTGAACGTATTTCAAAAAAGGCTGGATTTAAATCGTTTATTGCTATGTTAGTAATTGCTGTCCTTATCGTTACCACGCCGTTTTTCATTAACACCTCCAAAACTGCGGATTTAGTAATCGGAGGAAAATTGGGATCTGAACCTGCAATTTTAATAAATATGTACAAGCTATTAATTGAAGAAGAAACAGATTTAGAAGTGGAACTGGAACCCGGGCTTGGAAAAACAGCCTTCGTATTTACTGCATTGCAAGAGGGAAGTATTGATATATTCCCTGAATTCACCGGGACAGCTATTGTTACCCATTTAGAAGAAGAGCCGCAAAGTAACGATGCGCAAGAAGTATATGAACAAGCAAAACAGGGAATGAAAGAAGAATATAACATGGAATTTCTGCAACCTATGGAATTTAATAATACGTATACTGTCGCTACGACACAGGAAATCGCAGAAGAACACAATTTAGAAGAGATTGGCGACATAAAAAAAATAGAAGATGAAATTACGGCAGGCTTTACATTGGAATTTAGGGATAGATATGATGGATATGTTGGTATGCAGGATGTTTATAATCTTGACATAGCCAATATCAGTACAATGGATCCTGGTATACGGCAGGACGCCTTAGCTAATGGAGAAGTAGACATCATTGACGCTTACGCTACAGACAGTTATATGGTAGAATTGGACTTAGTAACATTAGACGATCCTGAAAATCTGTTCCCGCCATATCAAGGAGCCCCACTTCTTAGATCGGAAACATTGAATGATCATCCGGAATTAGAAGGGGTATTAAATCAACTTGGTGGTAAAATAACAGATGAGGAGATGCGCGAAATGAATTATGAAGTTGATTATGAAGACAGATCTCCAAGTGAAGTAGCAAGAGAATTCCTACAAAGTGAAGGCTTACTTTAA
- a CDS encoding CoA-binding protein — protein MSWENPENETMKKVLESAKTIAVVGLSDNPDRTSYQISKIMQEKGYRIIPVNPTVEEVLGEEAYSKLTDIPEKVDIINVFRRPEHLPAIAKEAAQTDCRVFWAQQGIVNEEAYNYLKERDFIVMMDLCIKVVHSVLVQK, from the coding sequence ATGTCTTGGGAAAATCCGGAAAACGAAACAATGAAGAAAGTATTAGAATCAGCGAAAACAATTGCAGTTGTAGGACTTTCTGATAATCCTGACAGAACATCATATCAAATATCAAAAATAATGCAGGAAAAAGGATACAGGATCATCCCGGTTAATCCAACTGTTGAAGAAGTACTGGGAGAAGAGGCTTATTCGAAGCTAACAGATATACCTGAAAAAGTGGATATTATAAATGTTTTCAGAAGACCGGAACATTTGCCTGCTATTGCGAAAGAAGCCGCCCAAACGGATTGCCGCGTATTTTGGGCACAACAAGGCATCGTAAACGAAGAGGCTTATAATTATTTGAAAGAACGAGATTTCATCGTAATGATGGATTTATGTATCAAAGTAGTACACAGTGTTCTAGTGCAGAAATAA